The sequence TACGGAATCCGCGCCAATTCCATATCGCCCGGCCTGACCGCGACACCGATGACCGCCGAGGCCCAGGCGACACCGGGCCTCTTCGAGGCTTTCGCGCCCTGCTACCCCCTGGGCCGCGTCGGGACCAGCGACGACATCGCCGAAGCCGCGGTCTGGCTTGCGCAAGACAATTGCTTCATGACCGGCCAGAACCTGCAGGTGAACGGCGGCTTGACCCTGCGCCGCAATCCGGATCGGGACGAAATATCGGCCTCTGTGATACGGGCGATGCAGCCCAATCCAGTAAGCTAGGCCCCGCCATGCCCGACACCTTGATCCTGATCGACGAGCCGCGGCCCTTCGTGCGGCGGCTGACCCTGAACCGGCCGGACAAGCGCAACGCCCTTTCCAACGCCCTGCGCGCCGAACTGTTCGCCGCCCTCGAGGCCGCCGACCGCGACCCCGAGGTCAGGGTCACCATCCTGCGCGGCGCCGGAGCCTGTTTCTCCGCCGGCTACGACCTCTCGCCCGAGGGCGCGCGCCAGCCCCTGCCCTTCCACACCGCCGCCGGCCCCGGCCAGTGGGCGCGCCACGTGGTCGAGGGCTGTTTCCGCGTCTGGGACCTGGCCAAGCCGGTGATCGCCCAGGTGCACGGCTGGTGCCTGGCCGGCGGCTCCGAACTCGCCACCGCCTGCGACCTCGTCTATGTCGCCGAGGACGCCCAGATCGGCTACCCGCCTGTTCGTATGATGAGCCCGCCGGACAACCAGTTCCACGCCTTCCTCTGCGGCTTGCGCCCCGCCATGGAGATGATGCTGACCGGCGACGCGATCGACGGCGTTGAAGCCGTCCGCGTCGGCTTCGCCAACCGCGCCTTTCCCGCCGAACGCCTGGAAGACGAGGTCCTGGCCATGGCCGAGCGCGTGGCCAAGATCCATCCTGACGTGCAGCAGATGAACAAGCGCTCCGTCCATCGGGCCATGGAGCAGATGGGGCTGCGCGCAGCCTTGCGCGCCGGCGCCGAGATCCAGGCCCTGGCCCTGACCACCCCGGCCTCCAAGGAGACCTTCGCCCGCTTCAAGACCAGCGTCAAAGACGCCCTCGACGCCCGCGACAAGGCCTTTGGCGACTACAGGACAGGCGGCGATCACGCCTAGCTTGTCGTCCGGAAAGCTGGGCGCGGCGGTCGAAAACGACTTGCGCGTCTCAGCCGGGTCGCCGTAAGCCCGTCCATGATCGGCGGCCCTGGGCTTGGGGCCTCCTGAGCTGGATGATGTCAGGCATGAGGATCGGGATCGGCGGCGAGCACCGGCCCCCCGGCCGCGGCCACTCAGATCGGCAGAGCGACGACGAAGCGCTTCATGTCGGGGGAGCCATTGTCGTATCGAGAGCGGCCAGGGCGTGCTGCTCGAAACGAATTGCATGAACAGGGAGGGTCCCCGGGGCTTGGCGGGGCCTTGATTTCGGGGTGGCGACTGGCGATCGTTCCAGGCGCCGGCCCCGCTAGAACCATCCCCTCAGGCCAACGACAAAGGCCGCGCCGGCGGGCGCCTCGCCGACAGCGCGGAAATAGGACGCCGTCCTGCCGACCTTCCGGTCCCACGAGACGCCGACGTAGGGCGCGAACTCTCGGCGAATCTCGTAGCGCAGGCGAAGGCCCAATTCCGCGTTCGACAGGCCGGAACCGGTGCGGGTCCTGGGGTCGTCGCTGGCGGCGAAGTTGAACTCGGCGCGCGGCTGCAGAACGAGGCGCTGGGTGAGCCGAAGATCATAGGTCCCCTCGGCGCGGGCCAGCACCTGGCCCTGGGTGGAAACGAACAGTGCGCCTTCGAGATCGAACCAGTAGGGTGCGAGCGCGCGGGCTCCGAGCGTGAGATAGGTCCTGGCCCGTGGCGCGAAGTCCTGCCGCACACCCGCCTGCAGGTCGACATAGCGGCCGACCGCGCGCGAATAGAGAGCCTGCGCCTCGGCGGTCTCAAGGCTCTGCTTTGTGCTCCCGTCTCCCTCTGAACGAACGAGGAAGCGGTCGAGATCGTGGCCGGCCCAGGCCTCGCCGTCCCAACGGTAGCCGCCACCGGAGCCCGCCTGATACTCGCCGAGGTTCAGCATCACCTTGGAAAAGGCCATGCCCCCCATTTCTTCGCGGGTCATGGCGCGGGCATGGGCCATGGCCGCTGGATCGAAATAGCGGTCGGCGGCGTAGTCGCCGCTCCACGGCGGCGGGGATTGAACTGGCGGCGTCGCAGTTGAAGGCGCCGGAGCGGGCTGGGCCGGCGCGGCGGGCGCCGACATGCCCGGCATGCCGGCCATGCCGCCCTGGGCGGGCGAAGTTGTTGCGGCCGGCGGAGAAGACGGCTGCATCTTCATGCCGGCCATATCTCCCTGGCTCATGGTTTGCGCCATGGCCGGACCTGCAATGAGGAGGCTTGCTGTCAAGAATAGGGCCAGCCGGGTCATATCGCCTTCTCGTCCAGCGGACGCACGGCGAAGACCTGGAACATGCCCACGGCCATGTGCAGGAACATGTGGCAATGGAAGGCCCAATCGCCGGCGGCGGGGGTGAAATCCCAGCTGACCTTGCCAGCGGGCATGACATTGACCGTGTGCTTGCGCGGGCGATGGCCCTCCGGCCCATGCGCTAGCTCGACGAAATGACCGTGCAGATGCATCGGGTGGGACATCATGGTGTCGTTCACCAGGGTGACCCGAACCCTTTCGCCCGAGCGGAACATGAGAGGCTTTGTGGTGTCGCTGTAACGCTCGCCGTCGAGGCTCCACATGAACCGTTCCATATTGCCGGTCAGATGGATTTCAACGGTCCGGCCCGGCGCCCTCTGGTCGGGGTTGGGTTCGAGGGCGGCCAGGTCCTTGTAGACCAGCACCCGGTGGCCGACGCTTTCCAGCCCCTGCCCCGGCTCGCCAGTGCGATCCTGGGGCATGGGAGCGATCATCTCGACGCCAGGGCCGAGCTTCACCTGAGGGGCGTTGAGAGGATCGCGCATCGACATCCGCATACCGCCCATATCGCCCATCACGTCCGAGCCACGCGGCTTCGGCTGCGCCATGCCAGGCAGGACCTGGGCGGTCGCCGGCGCGGGCATCGCCATGCCGGCCATGGAGGCGCCCACCGGCTGCGAGCCCTTCTGCATAGCCGACATGTCCATGCCCATATCGCGCAGGGTGTCGATCGGCCGCGGTCGCAACGGCGGGAACTCGGCGGTCATCCCCGTACGTGGCGCCAGCACCCCCCGCGCCATGCCCGACCGGTCGACAGTCTCGGCGACGATGGCGTAGGCCCTGTCCTCGGACGGCTGGACGATGACGTCGTAGGTCTCGCCATTGGCGATCTGGAACTCGTCGACCACTACGGGTCGCACGTTCTGGCCGTCCGACGCCACCACGGTCAGCTTCAGGCCGGGGATGCGTACATTGAAGATGGTCATGGCCCCGGCCGCGACGAAGCGGAGCCGGACGCGCTCGTCAGGCTTGAACAAGCCGGTCCAGGGGGCGTTCGGACCATGGCCGTTCATCGGGTAGGTGAAGGCCGCGCCGGTCACGTCGGCGATGTCTGTCGGATCCATCAGCATCTTTGACCACTCGACCCGCTCGGCCAGGGTTTGGTCCTTGCCGGAGAAGAGGCCCGCTATGGTCTGGCGCTGATAATTGAAGACGCCGCTGTCCTGCTTCAGCTTGGCCAGGATCCGCGCTGGCGGCGTGAAGCTGTAGTCCGAGAGCATGATCACGTGCTCCCGGTCATAGGCGACCGGGTCGGACCCTTTCGGCTCGATGATGATGGGGGCGAACATGCCCTCCATCTCCTGGAAGCCGGAGTGGCTGTGGTACCAGTAGGTTCCGTTCTGGATGACGGTGAACTCGTAGACGAAGGTCGAATGCGGCGGGATTCCCGGAAAGCTGACGCCGGGCACGCCGTCCATCTGAACGGGTGTGAGCACGCCGTGCCAGTGGAGCGAGGTCTCCTCGTCCATGCGGTTTTCCACCGCGATGCGAGCGCTTTGGCCTTCCTTCAACCGAAGCAGCGGCCCGGGCATGGTTCCGTTGATCAGCACGGCCCCGCCGGGGCGGCCGTCGATGGTCACCGGCCGCCGCTCGATCACCAGCTTCAGGTCCTGCCCGGACAGCGTCGGCGGCGCCTGGGCTCCAGGGCTGGTCGTCTGGGCCCAGGCCGGCCAAAAGTTCGCCGCCGCCAGGCCGCCGCCGAGACAAGCTGCTGCGCCGAGGACGCGGCGCCGATCCATGGTCTTCATCTTGCGTTCCGTCGTGACGCCCTTCGGAGTGCAGAAAATACGCAGCAGCGCGTCGCTTTCCCTCAGCAATAACCGACAAATCGTCGAAGATGCCGATCGCGACCTTGATCGCGTTCACCCGCTCAACGTCGCCAAAGCCGCGAGGGATCAGCTTGGGCTAGCGCGTATTCCAGCAGTTTCACAACAGGACCTGATGCATGAAGCTCCACTTGATCGGCGCCGCGCTCGCCTTGACTCTAGCCGGGACCGCCACCCAGGCCTTGGCCCATGCGCACCTCGTGGCCGCTGATCCGGCGGCTAACGCCGTCGCCCCCGCGCCGAAGCAACTGACCCTGAAGTTCAGCGAGCGGCTGGAGCCCAAATTCTCGGGCCTTGCCGTGACCATGCCGCAGATGAGCGGCATGGCGGCCGCCGCGAAGGTCGAGGTTTCGCCGGACGGCAAGAGCCTGATCGCCACCCCGAGCGCGCCTCTGTCGGCCGGCGTCTACAAGGTGAGCTGGCACGCAGTGACCGCCGACACCCACCGCACCGAGGGCGCCTTCACCTTCACCGTCCGCTGAGCCCGTGGAAGCCGCGTTCGTCCTGATCCGCCTCGCGGGCTTCCTGGCCGGCGCCACGCTGTTCGGCGCGCCGATCTTCGCTCTGTACAACCCGCCGCTGGCCGAAATCGTGGCCAGCCGGCTGAAGCCCATGCTGATGACGGCGGCCTGCCTTTCGGCTGCCGCGGCGATGGCTGGCCTGGTCATGCAGACAGGACGAATGGCCGGTGACCCCGCCGCCGGCCTCGACCCCGCCACCCTGGGTGACGTCGTCAGGGGCACGGGGTTCGGCGCCTCGGTGCTCGTGCGAACCGGCGCGACCCTGCTTGCGCTCGGCCTGCTGGTCGGGCTCCGGCCCCCGCGCCAGCTCTGGACGCTGACGACCATCCTGGGCGCGGTCGGGCTGGCCACCCTGGCCCGGGCGGGACATGGCGCGGCCGACGAGGGGATCGCAGGGCTGGTGCACACGACGGCTGATATCGCCCACCTGCTCGCTGCCGGCGCCTGGCTCGGCGCACTCATGATGTTCGTCTTGGCGCTAGAGGCCCGCGGTTGCGGCGCAGCCGAGGCCCAGGTGATTCACCGTGCGCTGAAAGACTTTTCCGGAGTTGGCTCCATCGCTGTCGCTGCCATCGTCGCATCCGGCCTGGCAAACGGGTGGTTTCTGGTGGGCCTGGGCCACCTGGGCGGCCTTACAGCCTCACCATGGGGCCGGCTCCTGATCGTCAAGCTGGTGCTGTTCGCCATGATGCTGGCCTTCGCCGCGCTCAACCGCTTTCGCCTGACACCGAGGCTAGAGGCGGCAGGGTCGGATGACCCGGGCGCGGCGATCTCGGCGCTTCGCTACAGCATAGGGCTCGAATTCGCCCTGGGCGTCGGGGTTCTGGCGCTGGTGGCGGCCCTCGGGGTGCTGACGCCGCCCGTATCGGCGCCTTGAGGGATCGCGCCTGGCTCGTGCGTAATTCAGGCCAACAACACCGCGACGACAGAGATTCCCGAATGAAACTTCCCTTCGCTTTGCTTGCGCTGCTGGCCGCCGGCCCCGCCTTCGCCCAAACCATGCCGGACACGCCAGCCTCGAGCACGCA is a genomic window of Phenylobacterium montanum containing:
- a CDS encoding enoyl-CoA hydratase-related protein, which produces MPDTLILIDEPRPFVRRLTLNRPDKRNALSNALRAELFAALEAADRDPEVRVTILRGAGACFSAGYDLSPEGARQPLPFHTAAGPGQWARHVVEGCFRVWDLAKPVIAQVHGWCLAGGSELATACDLVYVAEDAQIGYPPVRMMSPPDNQFHAFLCGLRPAMEMMLTGDAIDGVEAVRVGFANRAFPAERLEDEVLAMAERVAKIHPDVQQMNKRSVHRAMEQMGLRAALRAGAEIQALALTTPASKETFARFKTSVKDALDARDKAFGDYRTGGDHA
- a CDS encoding copper resistance protein B — translated: MSQGDMAGMKMQPSSPPAATTSPAQGGMAGMPGMSAPAAPAQPAPAPSTATPPVQSPPPWSGDYAADRYFDPAAMAHARAMTREEMGGMAFSKVMLNLGEYQAGSGGGYRWDGEAWAGHDLDRFLVRSEGDGSTKQSLETAEAQALYSRAVGRYVDLQAGVRQDFAPRARTYLTLGARALAPYWFDLEGALFVSTQGQVLARAEGTYDLRLTQRLVLQPRAEFNFAASDDPRTRTGSGLSNAELGLRLRYEIRREFAPYVGVSWDRKVGRTASYFRAVGEAPAGAAFVVGLRGWF
- a CDS encoding copper resistance system multicopper oxidase, producing the protein MKTMDRRRVLGAAACLGGGLAAANFWPAWAQTTSPGAQAPPTLSGQDLKLVIERRPVTIDGRPGGAVLINGTMPGPLLRLKEGQSARIAVENRMDEETSLHWHGVLTPVQMDGVPGVSFPGIPPHSTFVYEFTVIQNGTYWYHSHSGFQEMEGMFAPIIIEPKGSDPVAYDREHVIMLSDYSFTPPARILAKLKQDSGVFNYQRQTIAGLFSGKDQTLAERVEWSKMLMDPTDIADVTGAAFTYPMNGHGPNAPWTGLFKPDERVRLRFVAAGAMTIFNVRIPGLKLTVVASDGQNVRPVVVDEFQIANGETYDVIVQPSEDRAYAIVAETVDRSGMARGVLAPRTGMTAEFPPLRPRPIDTLRDMGMDMSAMQKGSQPVGASMAGMAMPAPATAQVLPGMAQPKPRGSDVMGDMGGMRMSMRDPLNAPQVKLGPGVEMIAPMPQDRTGEPGQGLESVGHRVLVYKDLAALEPNPDQRAPGRTVEIHLTGNMERFMWSLDGERYSDTTKPLMFRSGERVRVTLVNDTMMSHPMHLHGHFVELAHGPEGHRPRKHTVNVMPAGKVSWDFTPAAGDWAFHCHMFLHMAVGMFQVFAVRPLDEKAI
- the copC gene encoding copper homeostasis periplasmic binding protein CopC, which produces MKLHLIGAALALTLAGTATQALAHAHLVAADPAANAVAPAPKQLTLKFSERLEPKFSGLAVTMPQMSGMAAAAKVEVSPDGKSLIATPSAPLSAGVYKVSWHAVTADTHRTEGAFTFTVR
- the copD gene encoding copper homeostasis membrane protein CopD; this encodes MEAAFVLIRLAGFLAGATLFGAPIFALYNPPLAEIVASRLKPMLMTAACLSAAAAMAGLVMQTGRMAGDPAAGLDPATLGDVVRGTGFGASVLVRTGATLLALGLLVGLRPPRQLWTLTTILGAVGLATLARAGHGAADEGIAGLVHTTADIAHLLAAGAWLGALMMFVLALEARGCGAAEAQVIHRALKDFSGVGSIAVAAIVASGLANGWFLVGLGHLGGLTASPWGRLLIVKLVLFAMMLAFAALNRFRLTPRLEAAGSDDPGAAISALRYSIGLEFALGVGVLALVAALGVLTPPVSAP